The genomic interval GCGAAGTCGTCCACGACGACCCTGCGCGAAGCGCGTCTGCTGCGCGCCGGAACGCACCGGCGGACCACGACGGGCTCCTCCGAAGAGGCTCAACCGTGATCCACACAGTCCATATGGCGAGCTGCCGAGTCCCGGGGCCCCCGTGGAAAGCGCCAGGGGCTTTCCACTGGGGCCCCGGGACGCGGCAGCGGAGAAGCCGGAATCAGAAGAGAAAGCGGACATTTCTACTTTGGAGAAAACCGGACATTTGTACTTTGGGCCGACATTGCAGGCGTACTGAGAAGCATGCTGGACGACGCCATCGTCTTCCCCGCTCAGGCAGGCGCTCGCCAGCGGGATCGCCTCGTAGCCACCCGTCAGATAGACGGTCTTGGCCGGGGGGCCGGCCAGCCCGCGCACCTGAACCGATTCGTCGGAGCGCAGCCAGAAGTTGGTTGTCGTGCAGCCCTGGACGAAGAAGCCGCCGATGTTGCAGAGGAAGCTGCTCTCGCCGCAGGCGGCGTCGGCAAGCTCGGAGCCCCGATGGGATCCGCTCACCGAGACGACCAGGTCGATCGCCGCTGCGGCCGCGTCGTAGGGACCGTTCGCGTTGAAGTTGGGATCACTCGGGTTGGCATTGCCGAGGATGAAGTCCATCACGTTGCCACCCATGCTGTGGCCGACGACCCAGAAGGTGCCTCCGCTCGCCGCGGAAGGGCATGCGTTCAGACCACTTGCATCGGGAAGGCCGGCGGCTGCGTTGACGATCTCGCTCGCGACGAAACCCGCAGCCAGAGGCTCCCAATAGGGGCGGTCACCGTGATAGCCGATCACGTAGTGCGGAAGCGTGAAACCCTGGGTCGCCGTGGCGATGAAATCGTCGCCGCCGTTCTTCCAGTAGTCCCGGCCGGCCTGCCAATCCGGCGCGGAGGCTCCATCCATCTTCCCGTGCACGAAGATCAAGCACGGGTCCGCGGCCTGAGCTGCACTTGCCAGGAGTAGCCCGGACAGAGAGATGAGAATCAGGGCCCGCGATCCGCGCAGAACGGGCTTCTCGTGGATGAAGAAACGCATGGAAAGTTCTCCGAACCCTCGCCGTGGCGGAAGCGCCACGGAGGCCGAAAATGCCACTTACCGATCGTAAAGTAAAGTCAGGAGTGCCTTCCGGCGCGCAAAGCTGAACTGCGCCCGCCGGCTTTCAGCCCTCCCCCAATGCTCTCAAGCGCCGGAACGGATAGATCCCGCTGCCGTGCCCATCGCTCCACTCGATCTGGAGTGCGTAGCGCCCGACCGGCTCGATCCGAAGCGGACGGACGTCCTCGGGAACCGAAGCCGGGTCGAGGCGATCCTCGCCGGTCCACTCGTCGATGCATTGGGCGCACCCGCAGGCCAGGCGCAGAGCTCGGACTTCGTAGAGGTGGACCGCACCATCCGCCCATTCGATGCGCAGCTCGCGGGGCCCCGCCTGCCCGATTTCCGTCGGTGTGGTGGTCAGCGTCGCCGCATCGTCGGACATGGAGACCGATGCTAGCCTGCGCCCCCCATGACGACACCGAACTCCGATGCCATCGCCATTCTCGGCGGCACAGGCGACCAGGGCCTGGGCCTGGCGCTCCGCTTTGCCAAGGCGGGCCGCTCCGTCGTGATCGGCTCCCGAAAGGAAGATCGCGCCCTGACGGCCGCCGACGAGGTGAGGCAGAAGGTGCCCGGCGCCGAGGTCAGCGGCTTCGAGAACAGCGAGGCCACGCCGAAGGCCCGGATCGTGATCCTCTCCGTCCCCTTCGAGCACACGGCAAGCACGGTCAAGACCATCAAGGAGGCGCTCCAGCCGGGCCAGATCGTCGTTTCGATGGCGGTGCCCCTGGCCACGGCGATCGGTGATGGTGCCGTTCGTACTCTCGGCATCTGGCAAGGTTCGGCGGCGGAGATGGTGAAGAGCCTCGTCCCGAACGGTGTCGACGTGGTGTCGGCCTTCCAGAATGTCTCGGCCCATCGCCTGCAGGAGCTGGCCGATCTCGTCGAGTGCGACGTGCTCGTCTCGGGGGGCAAGGACGCCCGGGAGGAGGTCTCGGCCCTCTGCGAGCTCGTGCCCGGCCTGCGCGCCATCAACGGGGGCCCGCTCTCGAACGCGAAGATCGTGGAGGAGATGACGGCGCTGCTGATCGGCCTGAACATCCGTTACAAGGTGAAGGAAGGGCTGGGGTTCCGCATCACGGGCCTGCCCGAATGACCGGCCTCGCCGCTCAGGCCAAGGCGAGCTTCGCCAGCCACCTGGCCGAGAATCCCTACCCGGGCCGCGGGCTGGTGATGGGTCGTGAGTCGGCTGGGGAGGGATGGCTGCAGGTCTATTGGATCATGGGGCGCAGCCCCAACAGCCAGAACCGCATCTTCGTGGCGGACGGGCCTGAGCTTCGTACGGAGCCTCACGATCCGAGCGCCGTGGAGGATCCCACCAACATCATCTACGAGGCAATGCTCGAGTTGCCGGGTCTCCATATGGTGTCGAACGGAAACCAGACCCGGACAGTGGCCGACGCGCTAGCCGCTGGCGGAACCTTCGAGGCTGCGCTCGCCACTCGCGAGCGGGAGACAGACGCCCCGAACTACACACCTCGCATCAGCGGCCTGCTCGACCTGCGCGGGGCCGAGGCGAGCCTGGCCCTTTCGATCCTGCGCGCCAACGATGCCGATCCAGCGCTGACCGACCGTGTCACTTTCCGCCCGGCGGCGCCGCCGCCCGGGTTGGGCTTTGCCCTGACGACCTACCAGGGTGACGGATCGCCGCTTCCCTCTTTTCGGGGCGATCCCCTGTGGCTGCCTCTGGATGGCGACGCTGACGAAGTGGCGGATCGCTATTGGGACGCTCTCGACCCTGGGAACCGGGTTGCTCTCGCGGTGAAGCGGATTCCGGGAGATGGCAGCGCGAG from bacterium carries:
- a CDS encoding DUF971 domain-containing protein: MSDDAATLTTTPTEIGQAGPRELRIEWADGAVHLYEVRALRLACGCAQCIDEWTGEDRLDPASVPEDVRPLRIEPVGRYALQIEWSDGHGSGIYPFRRLRALGEG
- the npdG gene encoding NADPH-dependent F420 reductase, coding for MTTPNSDAIAILGGTGDQGLGLALRFAKAGRSVVIGSRKEDRALTAADEVRQKVPGAEVSGFENSEATPKARIVILSVPFEHTASTVKTIKEALQPGQIVVSMAVPLATAIGDGAVRTLGIWQGSAAEMVKSLVPNGVDVVSAFQNVSAHRLQELADLVECDVLVSGGKDAREEVSALCELVPGLRAINGGPLSNAKIVEEMTALLIGLNIRYKVKEGLGFRITGLPE
- a CDS encoding inosine monophosphate cyclohydrolase, which codes for MTGLAAQAKASFASHLAENPYPGRGLVMGRESAGEGWLQVYWIMGRSPNSQNRIFVADGPELRTEPHDPSAVEDPTNIIYEAMLELPGLHMVSNGNQTRTVADALAAGGTFEAALATRERETDAPNYTPRISGLLDLRGAEASLALSILRANDADPALTDRVTFRPAAPPPGLGFALTTYQGDGSPLPSFRGDPLWLPLDGDADEVADRYWDALDPGNRVALAVKRIPGDGSASQIWIRNRHA